The genomic stretch AGAAAATACCAATACTCCTGCTGTAGGAATTACCGGCTCTCCTATCAACACTTTGGCTCCCGAGGGAAGTACGAATTTATAAGGTTTATCTGTATAATTCAATACAATCCCCATACCATTGCGGTACTCTAAAGTAACACCATATGGTAAATCCATCACAGGAATATTCAATTGCGCATATAGTTTCTTCAAAATATCTTTCTCCAATAATCCGTCCGTACTATCCACTCCCACGTAAGTAACAGTACCTTTTCCCAACTTATGAGTAGTGACTGCCGGTTTTCCTTCATAAAATTCCTGTGTATAAGTAGCCCATACTTGTGAATCCTTACCCGGTTTCAATATCTCCCCCCAAGTATTCCATGTATATTCTTTTCCATCCATCCGTAATTTGCCAGGTTCTTCAGGAAGTAATAAATCATAAAACTCCATTTCATTACCGGTCAGTTCATTAATCATGGAACCAAAAGGAGCTTCGGGTAAACGTCCATGGCGATCTTTTTGGGCTGTACGGCAAGTTAAGACCAAATTACCACCCTTCTTTACATAATCAGTCCATCTATCTACCAATGCCTTGTCAGCCAATTGATAAGCCGGAGCTATGACCACAGGATAAGAGGAAAACTCCTTGCTTTCATTGATAAAATCTACAGGCGCACCAAAAGATTTCAACGTGCGATAATATTTCTCAATATGCCCCAATGTATTCCATGTACGATTTTGCTTCTGGCGCTCAATGCTCCATGAATTTTCATGATTAAAAAGAATGGCAGTACGACGCGCCAAATAATCGGCCGGTTTCACCTCACGAGCAGCAACCTGTCCCCGCAGCTGTCTGATTTCTTTCATGAACTGCTCATATTCACGTCCACCGGGAGTTACCGTTGTTCCGTCTGTACCTACAATGCCATAGTGATATTGTTCCGTACCATACAGAGGCTGGCGATAACGATAAGTACAGATAAAGTCGCCTCCACCGGCAAATACGCTCCACATCCATAAACGGACAGCTCCGGGCAGCGGTTGCGGATTGATACTCCCCCAATTCACCTGTCCTGGCTGAAGTTCCATTACTCCATAAGTACCTTGTATGGGTCTGAAAAAGTCATTGGCAAAAGCAATACGCAACGGATTTCCTACTCGATATCCGCGGCGACCAATACCTTCATTGTCTCCATACACCATATAGCGAGTATAACTTTGAAAATCAAGTGCAGGGCTGCCACCTATATGTCCTTCCTCATAATTAGGAATATAGTTAGTAGTCACCCATTGGTTCTTTGCATATTTTTTTATCAACAAACATTGTTCATTCAAAAAGTCGTTTGTCTGACTGGCAGCGAAACGGCGGTAATCCAAAATCTGATGATGATTCATAAACATCTGGGCAGTTTTAGGAAGAGTTATTTCATCAAAAGAAGAATAAACCTCACTCCAAAAAGCCGTTCCCCAGGCATCATTCAATGCTTTAATGTCATGATGATATTTTTCACGCAAAAAATCCCGGAAAGCCAGTTCGGCTTTCGGATTATAATCAAATTGTACGGCCGGCTCATTATCGAGCTGCCAGCCGATTATTCTGGAATCATTTCCATAATGCTGAGCTAACTTCTCTATCATTTTATAAGCCAGTTCTCTATAAACGGGAGAAGCAAAAGAAGCATGTTGACGTGCTCCGTGATCAAGCACGGTACCATTTTCATTTTTAATCAAAATTTCAGGGTATTTACGGCTCAGCCATACCGGTGGAGTTGCCGTAGAAGTACACATAATGACTTTCAAATCATATTTGGCAGCCAAAGCCACCGCTTTATCCAACCAGGAAAAATCATATTTTCCCTCTTCCGGTTCCAATTGCGCCCAAGCAAATTCCGCGAAATGGGTGAATTCAAAACCCAAATCGTGCATCTGTTTAAAATCTCTCTCCCATTGACTCTCATCCCAATGCTCAGGATAATAATAAGCACCGGTCAAGGTCAAATCCTTGTCTTTAAACCAAGGCTGTTGTGCAAAAAGTCCTCCGGCCAAAGAACAAGCCAAAAGAACGGTCACAAATCGTTTTTTCATGATAAAATAGTAATTTAATAGATTTTCCATTCCCATAATCCGGCTGCACCTTTATCTATGTGCAAACGCAAATAACGTACTTTATCTCCCACCGTTGCCACATGAGGTGAACATGCCTTCACCTCTTTTACTTCGGCACAAGGTTGCCAATTAGTGCCATCATTGGATTTTTCGAGATGCCAGGCATGACCTTCAGCAGGGTGTACAAAGGCAAATTGACACTCCGTTACTTGCATGGCTTCACCCAAATCCACCATCAGCCAAGGATGATCATCATTTGTTTCTGCCATCCAGCGTGTTCCATTAGACTGGTCGCCTGCATTTCCAGGGTGATATATATGTGTGCGTTCCACCTTGACAAGCGAAGTTTTATCAGCCAAAGGACAATTAGGCTGAGTTTCTATTTCAACCTTAGAAGTACGGGGAGAACGTACGCTGGATGCACTGAAAGAAGCTTTCAGCGCCTTATTTTCGCGCTGTTCCTGGCTGACAGCCAAGTAACCAACTCCCTTTTCATCAGGAACAAGTGTCTTTATAGTGCCATCCTCATTAAATTCCATCCGATTAGCATATACTTGGCGGGTAGTTCCTCCGTCACCGTACTCCAAATATACGAAAATATAATCGTCTGTTTCTTCATTATAAAATACATTTCCATGTCCCGGCCCCCAAACATTATTGGCAATGGATGAAAAAAGAAAAATATCATTGCCTTCGGGCTTTTCAAAGCCCGACAAAGGGGACTGCCGGCTCATCATGTAAGCATTTACATAATTCTGATTCCCTCTCAAAGTATAAATGTAATAATAAATACCTTTACGTTTAAACATAACCGGCCCTTCCGAATACCCTTGACGAGCTGTACTCATCACAATAGTATCACCGGTTAAATGCTGCCAATCGTCAGTCATACGGGCAGCCATCCGGCGGCGCCAGAATAAATAAGCAGTTCCATCATCATCCACAAAAGGTTCCCCATCTATATCCGGAGCAATACAAGATTGATCAAACCCATCCAAAGAATGAGAAGATATAGAATTACGTCCGGCAAAAAGGAAAGGACCTTCGGGACGGTCGGACTTCAGCACATAGGTACGTGCATTCTCATTCGGTTTTACAAAAGTGGTATAAAGATAATATTCACCATTCTTCTCCACTACTCTACCGGGTGCCCAATAACGAAAATATCCCGTCTTTTTCTCTCCTTTAGCATTGACATATTCATGTCCTTTATGCCAATCGAATCCCACAATATGTGACCCGTCAAAACTCCAGTTTACAAAATCTTTAGATTTCCATACCACAGGAGTACCTGCTTGTGACAACCCTTTATCAATATCAGTAGTACCATAAAGATAATAAGTATCACCAAATTTGGATAAAGAAGGATCAGCAATATTATCCGGAACAAGAGGATTAAAGTTATGGATACGAAGCAATTTATCAAGTACAGCCTTCTCTACGGTAAAAGCGGTTCCGTGACGGATTCCTTTTGGAAAAGATACACGATCAGACACATCTTCCCACGTCTTTCCATGATCACGACTGCAAACTGCTCCATATTGATGATTACGGTATTTATCAAAATAGACATAAAGAACATCATCTACAAAAAGTGGCGCAGGTCCCTCGCACCAATAATCTCCTGTAATAGAAGGAGAAACAGTAGTAGGAAATCCATCCTCTATTCGTGTTGTCCGTGTTATTCTCAAATTCTTCTCTGCCGGCAACGAGTTTTCATTCTTCACCACCATAATCAAGTCTTTCATCACCGGATCGCGTACAATAGCTGCATCAATCACACTAAAATCAGGATTAAAGAACAGTTTGGTTTCAGAAAATGTATTAAAATCCTTCGTCGTAACATAGTAAATACGATGGTTCAACCCTTTCTCACTCTCAATGACCGGCACTTCCTTGTGACGTCCGGGAATGGTCGTTGCCCAAAAAATATAATAAGTTTGCGAAGGTTCATCATAAAACAATTCAGGTGCCCAGCAATTATGTGCAGCAGGCTCATGCATCATTACCGGAATAGAACGCTGCTCACTCCAATGGATTAAATCGGGAGAAGAAGCGTAACCTATAATCCGGTCTGTCCAACTGGAAGTCCACACCATGTGAAAGGTTCCGTCCGGCGCCTGACAAATACTAGGGTCACGCATCAGACGGTTCTTCCCGACCGTGGGTATCAAGAATGATTTTCCATGATTCAGGGGAGTCCATGTCAGCCCATCCAAACTATAAGCCAAATGAAGACCGTCCCGACTGTCATTAATGAAATAAGAGAACAAATAAGCCGTATCACCGGCAAATAATCCGGAAACTGCCCCTAACAAGCAGAGCAAACTGAATAATCGTTTTTTCATGTATACAATGATTTAATTGTGAGCATACAAAGATAAAAAGAGATTTGGACTTTTTTCTGCACATACAAGGCATATCCATGTAAAATCGTACAAATATATCGCACATTACCCTTATTTTATACGAATTTCCATCTATATGTACTTCTTTCTATTTACATGCAAATGAAAAGACCTTAATTTAGCAACATCAAATTCAAAGTAAAAAGATACTATGAAAAAAACGTTATTGACAATCTGCCTAACATGGATGTGCTTCTCGTTAAGTGCACAAAAAATTATTGACTTATCCGGAAAATGGTCATTCAGTATAGACCGTCAGGATAATGGAGAAAAAGAAAAATGGTTCAGCCACACATTGAATGACTGCATCAACCTGCCCGGCTCCATGCCCGAGAAACTGAAAGGTGATGAGGTCACCGCAAAGACCCAATGGACAGGCAGTCTCTATGACAGTTCTTACTATTATAATCCATACATGGAAAAATACCGTAAAGAAGGTAATATTAAATTTCCATTCTTTCTGACTCCTGACAAACATTATGTAGGAGCTGCTTGGTATCAGAAAGAGGTGAATATACCTGCCGACTGGAAAGGTGAACGTATTTTGTTGTTTCTGGAACGTCCCCATATAGAAACAACTGTATGGGTGAACGGACAAAAGACAGGAATGCAGAATAGTCTTTGCGTTCCCCATCAATATGATATAACCCGTTATGTCCGTCCCGGAAAATGTACTATCACCATCCGAGTGGATAATCGTATCAAAGAAATCAATGTTGGACCGGATTCACACAGCATAACCGACCAAACTCAAGGAAACTGGAACGGTATTGTAGGACGCATCTGTCTGCAAACGACTCCGAAAACATATTTCGATGATATTCAAATATATCCGGAACCGGAACAAAAACTGGCACGTGTCAAAGTCGTCATCAAAGGTGCAGGCATTACAAAAATAAAATTATCAGCGGAGAGTTTCAATACGGATAAAAAGCATATAGTTCCCGCCATACAACAAGAAATCAAACTTAACAAAGGAGTAACGGAAACAGAAATGGTATTACCTATGGGGAATGATATGCTGCTATGGGATGAATTTCATCCGGCTCTGTACAAACTGAAAGCAGAAGTCACCAATGGGAAAAAAACTGAGATAAAAGAAATACAATTCGGTATGCGCCGATTTGAAATCAAAGGTAAATGGTTTTATGTAAACGGGCGTAAAACTCAGCTTCGCGGAACAGTTGAGAACTGTGACTTCCCGTTGACCGGTTACGCCCCGATGGATGTAGAAAGTTGGGAACGAGTATTCCGTATCTGTCGCAGTTATGGACTGAATCACATGCGTTTCCATTCATTCTGTCCTCCCGAAGCCGCTTTTATAGCTGCCGACCGGGTAGGATTCTATCTGCAACCCGAAGGTCCGAGCTGGCCCAATCATGGTCCTAAATTAGGTTTGGGACAACCTATTGACACCTATTTGATGAACGAAACCATCGCATTAACCAAAGAATATGGCAACTATGCCTCTTATTGCATGTTGGCATGCGGAAACGAACCTAGCGGACGCTGGGTAGAATGGGTGACCAAGTTCGTAGAATATTGGGAAAAGAAGGATCCCAGACATGTATATACCGGAGCATCGGTAGGCAACGGATGGCAATGGCAACCCCGCAACCAATATCATGTAAAGGCAGGGGCACGTGGCCTGACCTGGTCTAGAAGACAGCCATCCACCCAAGACGATTATCGTTTCCAGAATCATCTTGACACAGTGAAACAACCTTATGTATCCCATGAAACAGGTCAATGGTGTGCTTTCCCTAATTTCAATGAAATACGTAAATATACAGGTGTTAATAAAGCTAAGAACTTCGAAATTTTCAAAGACATTCTGGCTGATAACCACATGAGCGACCAAGCCCATCTATTTATGATGGCCAGCGGAAAGTTGCAAGCCCTTTGTTATAAATATGAAATAGAAAAGACACTCCGCACGCCTGATTATGCCGGTTTCCAATTATTGGCACTGAACGATTATTCGGGTCAGGGAACTGCACTAGTAGGTGTTCTTGATGTTTTCTTTGAAGAAAAAGGATATATCAACTCTGCAGAATGGAGACGTTTTTGCTCACCTACTGTTCCACTGATGCGTACAGATAAATTTGTATATAATAACAATGAGATTTTAAAGGCGGATATTGAAGTTGCTCATTTTGGTGCCAAGACATTAAAACAAGCAGAAATTGTATATACGTTAAAAGACGAATATGGCAAAGTATATGCGCAAGGCACATTGGCAACACAAGACATCCCTATCGGAAATTTAAATCACACTGGTAGCCTTGAGTTTCCGCTTACTGATATCCAAGAGGCTAAAAAGCTGAATCTGGAAATACGCATTACAGGAACAGAAGCTGTAAATGACTGGAATTTCTGGGTTTATCCCGCTCAAGTGACAATAGCCGAAGGAAAAGTATACACTACCGATACCTTGGATTCGAAAGCCTTGGAAATTCTTCAGCATGGTGGAAATGTGCTTATTACAGCTGCGGGCAAAGTGAGTTATGGTAAAGAAGTGGTTCAGCAATTCACTCCTGTATTCTGGAACACCTCCTGGTTCAAAATGCGTCCTCCTCATACCACAGGTATCTTAGTGAACCCCAAACACCCGTTATTCCGTCAGTTTCCGACAGAATATCACAGCAATCTACAATGGTGGGAACTGCTGAATCATGCTCAAGTGATGCAATTCACCCACTTTCCACCCGCTTTCCAACCTACGGTTCAAAGCATTGACACTTGGTTCATAAGCCGCAAGATAGGTATGTTATTCGAAGCCAATGTATTAAATGGGAAAGTGCTCATGACAAGCATGGACATTACCTCCCAGCCAGAGAAACGCATTGTAGCTCGTCAGATGCATAAAGCCATTTTGGATTATATGAATTCGGACCAGTTCCGTCCGCAATTTACTGTAACACCTCAACAAATCAGTGAGTTGTTCACAAAAACAGCCGGTGACATAAAATCTTATACCAATGACTCTCCGGATGAACTAAAACCGAAAATCAATTAATAACAATCTATATCAATCATGAAACAGATAGCCCTATTAGCTCTTGGACTTTTAGCGACATTAGGAGTCGAAGCACAAACTTACAAATTCGATTTTACCACAGGTAAAAAAACTAAAGACGGTTATACCAAAATAACTCCCGCCGACAGATACTCGGAGGAAAAGGGATACGGATATGACAGACAGCCCTCTCCGGAAGGTAAAAGTACAGCCCCATTCTTTTTCTCTATTACGGTACCCGATGGCAACTACCACGTCACAGTCGTGATAGGAAACAAACGCGCTGCCGGAGAAACAACAGTGCGAGGAGAATCACGCCGCCTTTTCTTCGAAAATGTGAAGACAAAA from Phocaeicola dorei encodes the following:
- a CDS encoding beta-galactosidase is translated as MGMENLLNYYFIMKKRFVTVLLACSLAGGLFAQQPWFKDKDLTLTGAYYYPEHWDESQWERDFKQMHDLGFEFTHFAEFAWAQLEPEEGKYDFSWLDKAVALAAKYDLKVIMCTSTATPPVWLSRKYPEILIKNENGTVLDHGARQHASFASPVYRELAYKMIEKLAQHYGNDSRIIGWQLDNEPAVQFDYNPKAELAFRDFLREKYHHDIKALNDAWGTAFWSEVYSSFDEITLPKTAQMFMNHHQILDYRRFAASQTNDFLNEQCLLIKKYAKNQWVTTNYIPNYEEGHIGGSPALDFQSYTRYMVYGDNEGIGRRGYRVGNPLRIAFANDFFRPIQGTYGVMELQPGQVNWGSINPQPLPGAVRLWMWSVFAGGGDFICTYRYRQPLYGTEQYHYGIVGTDGTTVTPGGREYEQFMKEIRQLRGQVAAREVKPADYLARRTAILFNHENSWSIERQKQNRTWNTLGHIEKYYRTLKSFGAPVDFINESKEFSSYPVVIAPAYQLADKALVDRWTDYVKKGGNLVLTCRTAQKDRHGRLPEAPFGSMINELTGNEMEFYDLLLPEEPGKLRMDGKEYTWNTWGEILKPGKDSQVWATYTQEFYEGKPAVTTHKLGKGTVTYVGVDSTDGLLEKDILKKLYAQLNIPVMDLPYGVTLEYRNGMGIVLNYTDKPYKFVLPSGAKVLIGEPVIPTAGVLVFSITD
- a CDS encoding family 43 glycosylhydrolase, which translates into the protein MKKRLFSLLCLLGAVSGLFAGDTAYLFSYFINDSRDGLHLAYSLDGLTWTPLNHGKSFLIPTVGKNRLMRDPSICQAPDGTFHMVWTSSWTDRIIGYASSPDLIHWSEQRSIPVMMHEPAAHNCWAPELFYDEPSQTYYIFWATTIPGRHKEVPVIESEKGLNHRIYYVTTKDFNTFSETKLFFNPDFSVIDAAIVRDPVMKDLIMVVKNENSLPAEKNLRITRTTRIEDGFPTTVSPSITGDYWCEGPAPLFVDDVLYVYFDKYRNHQYGAVCSRDHGKTWEDVSDRVSFPKGIRHGTAFTVEKAVLDKLLRIHNFNPLVPDNIADPSLSKFGDTYYLYGTTDIDKGLSQAGTPVVWKSKDFVNWSFDGSHIVGFDWHKGHEYVNAKGEKKTGYFRYWAPGRVVEKNGEYYLYTTFVKPNENARTYVLKSDRPEGPFLFAGRNSISSHSLDGFDQSCIAPDIDGEPFVDDDGTAYLFWRRRMAARMTDDWQHLTGDTIVMSTARQGYSEGPVMFKRKGIYYYIYTLRGNQNYVNAYMMSRQSPLSGFEKPEGNDIFLFSSIANNVWGPGHGNVFYNEETDDYIFVYLEYGDGGTTRQVYANRMEFNEDGTIKTLVPDEKGVGYLAVSQEQRENKALKASFSASSVRSPRTSKVEIETQPNCPLADKTSLVKVERTHIYHPGNAGDQSNGTRWMAETNDDHPWLMVDLGEAMQVTECQFAFVHPAEGHAWHLEKSNDGTNWQPCAEVKEVKACSPHVATVGDKVRYLRLHIDKGAAGLWEWKIY
- a CDS encoding sugar-binding domain-containing protein, with protein sequence MKKTLLTICLTWMCFSLSAQKIIDLSGKWSFSIDRQDNGEKEKWFSHTLNDCINLPGSMPEKLKGDEVTAKTQWTGSLYDSSYYYNPYMEKYRKEGNIKFPFFLTPDKHYVGAAWYQKEVNIPADWKGERILLFLERPHIETTVWVNGQKTGMQNSLCVPHQYDITRYVRPGKCTITIRVDNRIKEINVGPDSHSITDQTQGNWNGIVGRICLQTTPKTYFDDIQIYPEPEQKLARVKVVIKGAGITKIKLSAESFNTDKKHIVPAIQQEIKLNKGVTETEMVLPMGNDMLLWDEFHPALYKLKAEVTNGKKTEIKEIQFGMRRFEIKGKWFYVNGRKTQLRGTVENCDFPLTGYAPMDVESWERVFRICRSYGLNHMRFHSFCPPEAAFIAADRVGFYLQPEGPSWPNHGPKLGLGQPIDTYLMNETIALTKEYGNYASYCMLACGNEPSGRWVEWVTKFVEYWEKKDPRHVYTGASVGNGWQWQPRNQYHVKAGARGLTWSRRQPSTQDDYRFQNHLDTVKQPYVSHETGQWCAFPNFNEIRKYTGVNKAKNFEIFKDILADNHMSDQAHLFMMASGKLQALCYKYEIEKTLRTPDYAGFQLLALNDYSGQGTALVGVLDVFFEEKGYINSAEWRRFCSPTVPLMRTDKFVYNNNEILKADIEVAHFGAKTLKQAEIVYTLKDEYGKVYAQGTLATQDIPIGNLNHTGSLEFPLTDIQEAKKLNLEIRITGTEAVNDWNFWVYPAQVTIAEGKVYTTDTLDSKALEILQHGGNVLITAAGKVSYGKEVVQQFTPVFWNTSWFKMRPPHTTGILVNPKHPLFRQFPTEYHSNLQWWELLNHAQVMQFTHFPPAFQPTVQSIDTWFISRKIGMLFEANVLNGKVLMTSMDITSQPEKRIVARQMHKAILDYMNSDQFRPQFTVTPQQISELFTKTAGDIKSYTNDSPDELKPKIN